In Paenibacillus sp. 1781tsa1, one DNA window encodes the following:
- a CDS encoding SDR family NAD(P)-dependent oxidoreductase: MGKLDNKVAIITGGASGIGEGMVDLFAQEGAIVIAADINEEALERASQKENVYGLKLNVSSDEDWQALAKVVNERFGKIDILVNNAGISSEKPFEEINAQDWEKMLSINGYGPFAGMKHVTPYMAAQKRGSIVNISSYTALIGQGFNHYSASKGAVRALSKAASTTFGRQGIRVNALFPGIIETPMTQSLNTSKELLERLIQATPLQRLGQAIDIAKAALFLASDDSSYITGSELVIDGGYSAQ, from the coding sequence ATGGGGAAATTAGATAATAAAGTAGCCATTATTACTGGAGGAGCATCGGGAATCGGGGAGGGCATGGTAGATCTTTTTGCACAGGAAGGCGCCATCGTCATTGCTGCAGACATTAATGAGGAAGCATTGGAGAGAGCAAGCCAAAAAGAGAATGTTTACGGACTGAAGTTGAATGTATCTTCGGATGAAGATTGGCAGGCACTTGCGAAGGTAGTGAATGAACGTTTTGGGAAAATTGACATTCTGGTCAACAATGCAGGCATTTCTTCGGAGAAGCCATTTGAGGAAATCAATGCACAGGATTGGGAGAAAATGCTTTCCATTAACGGTTACGGCCCATTCGCTGGCATGAAACATGTCACTCCTTATATGGCAGCACAGAAGAGAGGTTCCATCGTCAATATCTCATCATATACGGCTTTAATTGGACAAGGCTTTAACCATTACTCGGCATCCAAAGGCGCGGTACGGGCATTATCCAAAGCCGCGTCGACCACCTTTGGTCGTCAAGGCATTCGGGTGAATGCACTTTTCCCTGGGATCATCGAAACACCAATGACCCAATCCTTGAACACATCAAAAGAACTGCTTGAACGATTAATTCAGGCAACGCCTTTGCAGCGTCTTGGTCAGGCTATCGATATAGCCAAAGCCGCGTTGTTCCTGGCGTCGGATGATTCTTCGTACATTACCGGATCTGAACTGGTGATCGATGGTGGCTACTCAGCCCAATAG